One genomic window of Thermococcus indicus includes the following:
- a CDS encoding site-2 protease family protein: MNTTLIAVIAGIAAFWVILYALFGRREEREEGLTVDLFIAMWRTKRLLGFIDGLARRSRRFWKVYADVGIALGFMGMVYVFYALLRTALQTIQTGGEQAGVQLVIPGITIPLWYGLIALAVVMVVHELSHGIVARAENLPLKSVGLVLLAVIPGAFVEPDEEELERASLRTRLRVYGAGSLANVTTAFLAVLILNFAISPVLQPSGILVSGVLDDGPAYGVLQKGDVIVAMDGVQIRDMENFINFMNGTKPGQTVTLTVLRGGQEINLQLRLGAHPDNPEKGYIGIYPAQNVVSKVGADWLVLSLFFTFYWIYVLNIGIGLMNLFPLVPLDGGRMLDDVFKRYLPENVAKPVRYFTIGVGLFLLALNILPALRNLIG; encoded by the coding sequence ATGAACACCACCCTCATCGCAGTCATCGCAGGAATAGCCGCATTCTGGGTTATCCTCTACGCCCTCTTCGGAAGACGGGAAGAGAGGGAGGAGGGCCTAACGGTTGATCTTTTCATCGCCATGTGGAGAACGAAGAGACTGCTCGGGTTCATCGACGGTCTCGCGCGCAGGAGCAGACGCTTCTGGAAGGTCTACGCGGATGTCGGAATCGCCCTCGGCTTTATGGGCATGGTCTACGTCTTCTATGCCCTCCTCAGAACCGCCCTGCAGACCATCCAAACGGGTGGTGAGCAGGCGGGGGTTCAGCTCGTCATCCCCGGGATAACCATACCCCTCTGGTACGGCCTGATAGCCCTCGCCGTCGTGATGGTGGTCCACGAGCTCAGCCACGGGATAGTGGCAAGGGCCGAGAACCTGCCGCTGAAATCCGTGGGTCTGGTTCTCCTAGCCGTCATACCCGGTGCCTTCGTCGAGCCGGACGAGGAGGAGCTTGAGAGGGCCTCCCTGCGCACCAGGCTGAGGGTTTACGGAGCCGGCTCACTCGCCAACGTTACAACGGCGTTCCTGGCTGTTTTGATCCTTAACTTCGCAATATCCCCCGTTCTTCAGCCTTCGGGAATTCTCGTGTCAGGGGTTCTCGACGACGGCCCGGCCTACGGGGTTCTCCAGAAGGGGGACGTGATAGTGGCGATGGACGGGGTTCAGATAAGGGACATGGAGAACTTCATAAACTTCATGAACGGGACGAAGCCCGGCCAGACCGTCACGCTCACGGTCCTCAGGGGAGGCCAAGAGATTAACCTCCAGCTGAGGCTCGGGGCGCATCCGGATAACCCTGAGAAGGGCTACATAGGAATCTACCCCGCGCAGAACGTGGTCTCAAAGGTTGGAGCCGACTGGCTGGTGCTCTCGCTGTTCTTCACATTCTATTGGATATACGTGCTCAACATAGGCATCGGCCTTATGAACCTCTTCCCGCTCGTCCCGCTGGACGGCGGGAGGATGCTGGACGACGTGTTCAAGCGCTACCTGCCGGAGAACGTCGCGAAGCCGGTCAGGTACTTCACCATAGGGGTGGGCCTCTTCCTGCTGGCGCTCAACATCCTTCCGGCACTGAGGAACCTCATCGGCTGA
- a CDS encoding glycosyltransferase family 4 protein, whose protein sequence is MDNSKKRGSLVVFTQTFPPEKGGNASRIGDLYRYLRAFGVNVTVVSAIETYPFGNFPREFKLAKREGNVIRLFTYQPSENASSLERVLYYTIFPVLAVLWLILRRNEVDAVMITSPPPQLYLVALTAKLLKKKVIVDVRDLFLDVSVGLGFIKHGTVVEKLFRFLEYSALNFADAVTVVTPMIRKRLAETYGMNPEKCYIVPNGVDLDLFGCDKPRKYPRMVYAGYFGHAQDFKTFLEAYSRLDEKDRLPIILAGSGETLQDVLAMIEKLGLSGWVRYAGMLPREEVVKLLCSSLIGVAPIKANESLKYAIPSKIYEYLACGLPFVGVGRGEIERVALESKAGCVGENPTEVMACMLKMLDSNLYKASALGRIYVIQYSRESSAKRLLRVLDLIKSSDI, encoded by the coding sequence ATGGATAATTCGAAAAAGAGGGGCAGCCTTGTTGTATTTACTCAAACATTCCCGCCGGAGAAAGGGGGCAATGCTTCTCGAATTGGTGATCTGTACAGGTATTTGAGAGCTTTCGGTGTTAATGTAACCGTGGTATCGGCGATTGAGACTTATCCCTTTGGGAATTTTCCGCGGGAATTTAAGCTTGCAAAACGAGAGGGGAACGTAATCAGGCTCTTCACTTATCAGCCATCAGAAAACGCATCAAGCCTTGAGAGGGTTTTGTACTATACGATTTTCCCGGTTCTTGCGGTTCTCTGGTTGATTCTGCGAAGAAACGAAGTGGATGCCGTTATGATAACATCCCCCCCACCGCAGCTGTATCTTGTGGCCTTAACTGCAAAACTTCTGAAAAAAAAGGTTATAGTTGATGTCAGGGATCTGTTCCTTGATGTTAGTGTTGGTTTGGGTTTTATAAAGCATGGAACTGTAGTTGAAAAATTATTTAGATTTTTGGAGTATAGTGCTCTAAATTTTGCCGATGCTGTGACTGTGGTAACTCCGATGATACGAAAGCGGCTGGCGGAAACATATGGGATGAACCCCGAAAAATGTTATATCGTTCCAAATGGCGTTGATCTGGATCTTTTTGGGTGTGACAAGCCGAGAAAGTATCCCAGAATGGTTTATGCTGGATACTTCGGGCATGCTCAGGATTTTAAAACCTTCCTGGAAGCTTATTCCCGCCTGGATGAAAAAGATAGGCTACCCATTATTCTGGCTGGTAGCGGGGAGACCCTCCAGGATGTGCTTGCGATGATTGAGAAACTGGGGTTGTCGGGATGGGTCAGATATGCTGGCATGTTACCCAGGGAGGAGGTCGTTAAACTTTTATGCTCTTCCCTGATTGGTGTGGCTCCAATAAAAGCCAACGAGAGTCTGAAATATGCCATTCCTTCAAAAATATATGAGTATCTTGCGTGTGGCCTTCCCTTTGTTGGGGTGGGACGTGGGGAAATTGAGCGGGTTGCCCTTGAGAGCAAAGCAGGGTGCGTTGGGGAGAATCCCACGGAAGTCATGGCATGCATGCTTAAAATGCTGGATTCAAACCTGTATAAGGCGTCTGCCTTGGGAAGAATTTATGTCATTCAGTACAGTCGGGAAAGTTCTGCAAAAAGATTACTTCGTGTCCTTGATTTAATAAAATCCAGTGATATATAA
- a CDS encoding glycosyltransferase family 2 protein, whose amino-acid sequence MRSTRTRSYILVTPAKNEEKSLPLLARSVMNQTVRPKLWVIVNDNSTDGTGKLIKELSSNHGWIVGYELRDQFFEYDSTFRYSVVVRKGFEVARKLAHEKGIPYGFIALVDADFILERRFFEKVLRQFTKNPRLGIASGGVYILREKKLTWERTNPNFARGSPRVFRRECFNDIGGYREFYAPDVLSNYMARVKGWDVRQIVNAIAVQTRPTQERYGYYKAAIRRGYVNYCLGTPVRTVLLWALYMGITGSPIKASGFLRGYLEKMLTKEHCIDNVRVRAFVKRDMSIWNNIVKIILTETVK is encoded by the coding sequence ATGAGAAGTACAAGAACCCGGAGCTACATACTTGTAACCCCGGCCAAAAATGAAGAGAAATCGCTCCCCTTACTTGCCAGGAGCGTGATGAATCAGACAGTAAGACCCAAACTTTGGGTTATCGTGAATGATAACAGCACTGATGGGACCGGGAAACTGATTAAAGAGTTGTCCTCTAATCATGGGTGGATAGTTGGTTATGAACTGAGGGATCAATTTTTTGAATATGATTCTACATTTAGGTACTCTGTTGTAGTCAGAAAAGGGTTTGAGGTTGCTCGAAAGCTTGCCCACGAGAAGGGCATCCCCTACGGGTTTATTGCTCTGGTAGATGCCGATTTTATTTTGGAAAGAAGGTTCTTTGAGAAGGTTTTAAGGCAATTCACGAAAAATCCAAGGCTTGGGATCGCAAGTGGTGGCGTGTACATCCTGCGGGAGAAAAAGTTAACCTGGGAACGTACCAATCCAAATTTTGCCCGGGGCAGTCCTCGAGTTTTTAGGCGGGAATGTTTTAATGATATCGGGGGATATAGGGAGTTCTATGCTCCGGATGTTCTCTCCAATTATATGGCCCGAGTAAAGGGTTGGGATGTTAGACAGATTGTCAATGCTATTGCGGTCCAGACGAGGCCGACTCAGGAGAGGTATGGGTACTACAAGGCCGCGATTCGGAGGGGATACGTTAATTATTGCCTTGGGACTCCTGTTCGTACGGTTCTTTTGTGGGCACTTTACATGGGTATAACCGGCAGCCCTATTAAAGCCTCCGGATTTTTGAGGGGATATTTAGAAAAAATGCTTACAAAAGAGCATTGTATTGATAACGTTCGGGTTAGGGCCTTTGTTAAACGTGACATGAGCATTTGGAATAACATTGTTAAAATAATCTTAACAGAGACCGTGAAATAA
- a CDS encoding alkaline phosphatase family protein has product MKRIIILGIDGLEYNLVREWDLHHIKQRAYTKTDLSDFRVIVTPPIWASMITGRRVPEIEKPFIRRQKFIAQETAIEKNIKKPLYVKIGAKILPENVRRKIGDIVAPNPFEKTYDYLLRTKRYKTIFDYFDKTWTNGIPSYGRNVSTPEVKATMGEAVKGNLKPLIEYAMKTYEKDRKALMEALEEDYELIFWYTPFLDEVSHFLIGKKLKLMNLYLDLNKLAKLVSEKLDEGDVLYIISDHGMEPVPGDPRGGDHSDHGFFSSNTGELIERPQDLFKLIIMKSPKHRN; this is encoded by the coding sequence ATGAAAAGGATAATCATATTAGGAATCGACGGACTGGAATATAATCTAGTCAGAGAGTGGGATTTACACCATATCAAACAAAGGGCTTACACCAAGACAGATCTTTCAGACTTCAGGGTCATAGTTACCCCCCCAATATGGGCATCCATGATTACCGGCAGAAGAGTTCCTGAAATAGAGAAACCCTTCATCAGGAGGCAAAAATTTATAGCCCAAGAAACTGCCATCGAGAAGAACATTAAAAAGCCCCTCTATGTTAAAATTGGGGCCAAAATACTACCGGAAAATGTCAGGCGGAAAATCGGAGACATAGTGGCTCCTAACCCTTTTGAAAAAACCTACGATTATCTTCTCAGGACAAAGAGATACAAAACAATCTTCGACTACTTTGACAAAACCTGGACCAATGGTATCCCATCCTACGGAAGAAACGTCTCAACACCGGAGGTTAAAGCTACCATGGGGGAAGCAGTAAAAGGCAACCTTAAACCACTCATAGAGTACGCAATGAAGACTTACGAAAAAGATAGGAAAGCACTGATGGAGGCCCTGGAGGAGGATTACGAGCTTATCTTCTGGTACACCCCGTTCCTCGACGAGGTGTCCCACTTCCTCATAGGGAAGAAGCTCAAGCTCATGAACCTCTACCTCGACCTCAACAAGCTGGCGAAGCTCGTCTCCGAGAAGCTGGACGAGGGCGACGTTCTCTACATAATCTCCGACCACGGAATGGAGCCCGTTCCGGGAGACCCACGCGGTGGAGACCACTCAGATCATGGATTTTTCAGCAGTAACACGGGAGAACTCATAGAAAGGCCCCAGGATCTCTTCAAGCTTATTATCATGAAATCCCCAAAGCACAGGAACTAG
- a CDS encoding glycosyltransferase family 2 protein yields MHVSVIISTLYKRPEEFKECLESIIEQTVRPTEVIIINGSFDGSWEAVNKEFKNIFKKMRDAGIAVKHIPLPGASLPHARNTGAKLGKGDILLFLDDDVVLERDYIKNLIKVYEEYPNAMGVQGFITNRINPNNPLIRFSFLKFLWWLLQRGYYEVNVHRQLPSLSEIIPYRVTRVITRESLSGTNMSYLSGVFKDLKFDERLKRYAIGEDKDFSYRVYKLFPASLYQTPHARLVHREAPTGRLSSKQFETMKQVYHLYLFYKLFDQNTKNKVIYILGRMGDLLLHSILLVTSGFKKERAIKVIYMIEAMWLALSNRNRIKKGEINFWWDEVS; encoded by the coding sequence ATGCATGTATCGGTCATCATATCAACACTCTACAAGCGTCCCGAAGAGTTCAAAGAGTGTCTTGAGTCCATAATTGAACAGACAGTCCGTCCCACAGAGGTTATAATCATCAACGGCAGCTTCGATGGTTCATGGGAGGCAGTTAATAAGGAGTTCAAGAACATCTTCAAGAAAATGCGAGATGCTGGAATCGCTGTGAAACATATTCCCCTCCCAGGTGCTAGTCTGCCCCATGCCCGGAACACAGGGGCAAAGCTAGGGAAAGGAGATATACTTCTATTCCTCGACGATGATGTCGTTCTTGAGAGAGACTACATAAAGAACCTAATCAAAGTGTATGAGGAATATCCAAACGCTATGGGTGTTCAAGGTTTTATAACCAATAGGATAAACCCAAACAACCCGCTCATCAGGTTCAGTTTTCTGAAGTTCCTCTGGTGGCTCCTCCAGCGAGGATACTATGAAGTCAATGTTCATAGGCAACTCCCCTCTCTCTCCGAGATCATCCCCTACCGGGTTACTAGAGTGATAACACGAGAAAGCCTCAGTGGGACTAATATGTCATATCTAAGTGGGGTCTTTAAAGACCTCAAATTCGACGAGCGCCTCAAGAGATACGCAATAGGGGAAGACAAAGATTTCTCATATAGGGTCTACAAACTATTTCCAGCCTCACTCTACCAGACTCCCCACGCAAGGTTAGTACATCGAGAGGCCCCTACCGGGAGGCTTTCATCAAAGCAGTTTGAAACTATGAAACAGGTCTATCATCTGTATTTATTCTACAAGCTCTTCGATCAGAACACCAAAAATAAAGTCATCTACATTCTCGGTAGGATGGGAGACCTCCTGCTCCACTCTATACTCTTAGTGACTTCCGGCTTCAAAAAGGAGAGAGCTATCAAGGTCATCTACATGATTGAAGCCATGTGGCTCGCCCTCTCAAACCGAAACCGGATTAAAAAAGGAGAAATAAACTTCTGGTGGGATGAGGTGAGTTAA
- a CDS encoding sulfotransferase — MSVIGGRKLMGSLSFLASGTNYTLDLITAHLHNFKTDGTVVISGTPRSGSTWLMELLESLPEYKSIFEPFHPSWYPEFKKLGIPYEPYVPAQGDYPKLRTYLEKVFTGRAYARFPYMQYLRLGTIIRRFKASKLLVKFVRANTMLPWIANTFNLRAIYFIIRHPCATIASQLATGFFSKITVGQLLNEVNKVPELAEDEELVTRLRGINSEIERLATIWAFENYIPLASEKPYPWYTVIYERLVVNPEEELKVIFGYLGEEVPEGAVKRIQTPSRVTRKIYGKEHIGTPRQLLKWREKLSERQVREILEVVSWFGLDFYTAEPEPDYDALGTWGVVVG, encoded by the coding sequence TTGAGTGTCATCGGAGGGAGAAAGCTGATGGGGTCACTCTCGTTCCTTGCTTCTGGAACCAATTATACCCTTGATCTAATCACTGCACACCTACATAATTTTAAAACCGATGGCACCGTAGTAATCTCTGGAACTCCTCGTTCCGGCTCTACGTGGCTTATGGAGCTTCTGGAATCTCTTCCAGAATACAAATCCATCTTCGAGCCATTTCATCCCTCTTGGTATCCTGAGTTTAAGAAGCTTGGCATACCATACGAACCATATGTTCCTGCACAGGGGGACTACCCAAAGCTGAGGACATATTTGGAAAAAGTTTTCACTGGCCGTGCCTATGCCCGCTTTCCTTACATGCAGTACCTTAGATTGGGGACTATAATCCGCCGTTTCAAGGCATCCAAGCTCCTCGTTAAGTTTGTCAGGGCAAACACAATGCTTCCATGGATAGCAAATACGTTCAATCTGCGGGCTATCTACTTCATAATCCGCCACCCCTGCGCCACGATAGCCTCTCAGCTTGCCACGGGCTTCTTCTCAAAGATAACCGTAGGCCAGCTCCTGAACGAGGTTAACAAGGTTCCAGAGCTTGCGGAGGATGAAGAGCTTGTCACGCGTCTGAGAGGGATCAATTCCGAGATAGAGCGCCTGGCTACCATCTGGGCCTTTGAGAACTACATTCCTCTGGCCTCCGAGAAACCGTATCCATGGTACACTGTGATCTATGAGCGTCTCGTTGTGAATCCAGAGGAGGAGTTGAAGGTAATTTTTGGATACCTCGGAGAGGAAGTGCCGGAGGGAGCCGTAAAGCGGATACAAACGCCCAGCAGAGTAACCAGGAAGATCTACGGAAAGGAGCATATAGGAACTCCTAGACAGCTCCTCAAGTGGCGCGAGAAGCTGAGCGAGAGACAGGTTAGGGAGATACTTGAGGTTGTCTCATGGTTCGGCTTAGACTTCTACACCGCGGAGCCTGAGCCAGATTATGACGCCCTCGGGACGTGGGGTGTAGTAGTTGGATAA
- a CDS encoding flippase produces the protein MSSLDETGKALQKVARGMGIVLAGTVISMLLTFLSRAIIARHFDRYQYGSFTLTLTVLSIAVTISLLGLQSGLPREISRNLKGKREEVPALITTGLLMAVTASLIMTAVTLYMAPHIAPLLNDRYLGETLRLAAPALPFMVMTALLVAVSRGYGRVRENLYYRNVLPPLLFLIILVTGLLTGAGFTFVFLAYVLSQVLSSALLVRESLSLGFLPRRPILDWRIARELFLFSLPLMLTGILDYVMGWTDSLMLGYYFDPDTVGLYNGAAPIARLLPLFLNSMGFLYMPIATAFFTNGDIDGLRKLYRTTTRWVFILTFPVFLFVFAFPESAINLFFGSKYTDAATALRILSAGFMFHVMMGLNGMSLIAVGEPRANMTGNIFASAANVALNVLLILVYGIEGAAVATSVSYVTANLYRTWWLHRKTGIHPFGRNYIKVLAPGLGLTVAMTAMGVRDNLLTAIPVTVAGYLVYLATILGLRTVEVEDIELLDAIESKTGVKLGPVKRLLSRFLSDE, from the coding sequence GTGAGCAGCTTGGACGAGACTGGGAAGGCACTCCAGAAGGTTGCACGGGGTATGGGCATAGTCCTAGCTGGCACGGTAATCTCAATGCTCCTCACTTTTCTGAGCAGGGCAATAATAGCGCGCCACTTTGACAGGTATCAGTACGGCTCGTTCACCCTGACCCTCACTGTTCTGAGCATAGCTGTGACCATCTCTCTCCTGGGCCTCCAGAGCGGTCTTCCTCGGGAGATATCCCGCAATCTAAAGGGAAAACGGGAAGAAGTTCCCGCGCTCATCACCACCGGCCTGCTAATGGCAGTAACAGCCTCTCTAATAATGACTGCGGTGACTCTCTACATGGCCCCCCACATCGCTCCCCTCCTCAACGACCGCTATCTCGGGGAAACCCTGCGGCTGGCCGCTCCCGCGCTGCCCTTCATGGTCATGACGGCGCTCCTCGTTGCAGTTTCCAGAGGCTATGGGCGAGTGCGCGAGAACCTGTATTACCGCAACGTCCTGCCACCCCTCCTGTTTTTGATCATTCTCGTGACTGGACTCCTGACCGGGGCGGGTTTTACCTTCGTGTTCCTCGCCTACGTCCTCTCCCAGGTGCTCTCCTCGGCCCTTCTCGTCCGCGAGTCCCTCAGCCTCGGCTTCCTGCCGAGGAGGCCGATCCTCGACTGGAGAATAGCGAGGGAACTGTTCCTGTTCTCCCTTCCACTAATGCTCACCGGAATCCTCGATTACGTGATGGGCTGGACGGATTCGCTGATGCTCGGCTACTACTTCGACCCCGACACGGTTGGCCTCTACAACGGCGCGGCGCCGATAGCGAGACTTTTACCCCTCTTCCTGAACTCGATGGGCTTCCTCTACATGCCAATAGCAACGGCCTTCTTCACGAATGGGGACATCGATGGGCTCAGGAAGCTGTACCGCACCACCACCAGGTGGGTCTTCATACTGACCTTCCCGGTCTTCCTCTTCGTCTTCGCCTTTCCCGAGAGCGCCATCAACCTGTTCTTCGGATCCAAGTACACCGACGCCGCCACCGCCCTCAGGATACTCTCGGCGGGCTTCATGTTCCACGTGATGATGGGCCTCAACGGAATGAGCCTCATAGCAGTCGGGGAACCAAGGGCAAACATGACCGGTAACATCTTCGCGTCGGCCGCCAACGTGGCCCTGAACGTCCTGCTGATACTGGTCTACGGCATAGAAGGAGCAGCGGTGGCGACTTCCGTATCGTACGTCACCGCCAACCTGTACAGAACCTGGTGGCTCCACAGGAAGACGGGGATACACCCCTTCGGGAGGAACTACATCAAGGTTCTGGCCCCAGGACTGGGTCTGACCGTGGCGATGACGGCGATGGGAGTGAGGGATAACCTGCTCACTGCGATCCCGGTCACCGTTGCTGGCTACCTCGTTTACCTGGCCACCATACTGGGCCTGAGAACGGTGGAAGTGGAGGACATCGAGCTTCTCGATGCCATTGAATCCAAGACAGGGGTAAAGCTCGGGCCGGTCAAGAGACTCCTCTCCCGCTTCCTTTCAGATGAGTGA
- a CDS encoding cation diffusion facilitator family transporter: MEEVYRPIWVSILGNVLLSLLKLAVGFMYSSIALISDGVHSLSDVITSVIGYAGIRISSKPPDKSHPFGHSRFEPLVAFLIGEALLIVAYEIGRDAVYRIIEGGAIEVNSIMLGVTLLSILSKELMFRYSVHIGRKLNSQILVADAYHHRSDALSSVAVLIGLGAQELGFMYGDSIAGLVVAVFLLKVSLDIILENLRYLTGQAPSFEVCEEIKERALGVPNVLGVHDLRAHYVGSKLHVELHIEVPPELSLKEAHDVSEEVKRVIESLPEVEVAFVHVDIKGVTE; encoded by the coding sequence GTGGAGGAGGTGTACCGGCCCATCTGGGTCAGCATCCTTGGCAACGTTCTCCTTTCCCTGCTCAAGCTAGCCGTGGGTTTCATGTATTCCAGCATCGCCCTGATATCCGACGGCGTCCACTCCTTAAGCGACGTTATCACGAGCGTCATCGGCTACGCGGGCATTAGAATATCCTCAAAACCGCCCGACAAAAGCCATCCCTTCGGTCATTCCCGCTTTGAACCTCTGGTGGCGTTTTTAATCGGCGAGGCGCTTCTCATAGTGGCCTACGAGATAGGCCGTGATGCCGTTTACAGGATAATTGAGGGTGGAGCCATAGAAGTCAACTCCATAATGCTCGGCGTCACCCTGCTTTCGATACTCTCTAAGGAGCTCATGTTCCGCTATTCTGTCCACATCGGCAGGAAGCTCAACAGCCAGATACTCGTCGCCGATGCATACCACCACAGGAGCGATGCACTGAGCAGCGTTGCGGTTCTAATCGGTCTCGGTGCCCAGGAACTCGGTTTTATGTACGGGGATTCCATCGCGGGCCTCGTCGTCGCGGTCTTCCTCCTGAAGGTCTCGCTGGACATAATCCTTGAGAACCTCCGCTATCTGACGGGGCAGGCCCCGTCCTTTGAGGTCTGCGAGGAAATAAAGGAGCGTGCCCTGGGCGTCCCGAACGTTCTCGGCGTCCATGACCTGAGGGCTCACTACGTCGGCAGCAAACTGCACGTTGAGCTCCACATAGAGGTTCCCCCGGAGCTGAGCCTCAAAGAGGCCCATGACGTCAGCGAGGAGGTGAAGAGGGTTATAGAGAGCCTCCCCGAGGTTGAGGTCGCCTTCGTTCACGTGGACATAAAGGGGGTTACGGAGTGA
- the mfnA gene encoding tyrosine decarboxylase MfnA, translating into MFPKKGASEEEVLAELEEKTSEDLTFDSGRILGSMCTHPHPFAAEVVRRYIDRNLGDPGLHVGSQRVEREAIAMLSSLLGLEKGYGNIVSGGTEANILAVRAFRNLADVENPELILPRSAHFSFLKASEMLKVRLVWADLREDHSVDVRDVEEKITSNTIGIVGIAGTTGLGVVDDIPALSDLALDYGLPLHVDAAFGGFVIPFAKALGYDIPDFDFRLRGVKSITIDPHKMGMVPIPAGGIIFREKRFLEAISVPAPYLAGGKVWQATITGTRPGAQALAVWAMIKHLGFEGYKEIVRRAMELSRWFAAELKKIPGVYLIREPVLNIVSFGAGNLEEAEEELKKRGWGVSAHRGYIRIVMMPHVRREHLEEFLGDLREIMLGR; encoded by the coding sequence ATGTTCCCGAAGAAAGGAGCGAGCGAAGAGGAAGTTCTGGCGGAGCTGGAGGAGAAGACGTCGGAGGACCTGACCTTTGATTCAGGCAGAATCCTCGGCTCGATGTGCACCCATCCCCATCCCTTCGCCGCGGAGGTGGTGCGGCGTTACATCGACAGGAATCTGGGCGACCCCGGACTGCACGTTGGAAGCCAGAGGGTGGAGAGAGAGGCAATAGCAATGCTGTCCAGCCTTCTTGGCCTCGAAAAGGGCTACGGGAACATAGTCTCAGGGGGAACCGAGGCGAACATCTTAGCTGTGAGAGCCTTCCGCAACCTGGCGGATGTGGAGAACCCCGAGCTCATACTTCCCAGAAGCGCCCACTTCTCCTTCCTCAAGGCGAGCGAGATGCTGAAGGTCCGGCTCGTCTGGGCGGACCTGCGGGAGGACCACTCCGTTGACGTGAGGGATGTTGAGGAAAAGATAACCTCCAACACGATAGGCATCGTTGGAATCGCCGGAACCACCGGGCTCGGAGTTGTGGACGACATTCCGGCCCTGAGCGATCTGGCCCTGGACTACGGGCTTCCCCTCCACGTGGACGCAGCCTTCGGGGGTTTTGTCATTCCCTTCGCAAAGGCGCTCGGCTACGATATCCCAGACTTCGATTTCAGGCTGAGGGGCGTCAAGAGCATAACCATAGACCCCCACAAGATGGGGATGGTTCCCATCCCGGCGGGAGGGATAATATTCCGCGAGAAGCGGTTCCTGGAGGCGATAAGCGTTCCCGCGCCGTATCTGGCAGGTGGCAAGGTCTGGCAGGCGACGATAACGGGTACGAGACCCGGAGCACAGGCGCTGGCGGTGTGGGCGATGATAAAGCACCTCGGATTCGAGGGCTACAAAGAGATCGTGAGGAGAGCGATGGAGCTGAGCAGGTGGTTCGCCGCGGAATTGAAAAAAATCCCGGGCGTTTATCTAATCCGCGAGCCGGTTCTCAACATCGTTTCCTTCGGGGCAGGGAACCTGGAAGAGGCCGAGGAGGAGCTTAAGAAGCGCGGCTGGGGCGTGAGCGCCCACAGGGGATACATCAGGATCGTCATGATGCCCCACGTCAGGAGGGAGCATCTGGAGGAGTTCCTGGGGGATTTGCGGGAGATCATGCTGGGACGTTAA